From the Acidobacteriota bacterium genome, one window contains:
- a CDS encoding carbon starvation protein A — MHALYVIVPVLCILTIAYRYYSAFLATKVYMLDDSRRTPAHVKNDGHNFHPTPRWVLFGHHFAAITGAGPLIGPVLAAQFGYAPGLIWIVVGVCLAGAVHDSIILWASTRRGGASLAEITRQELGPVAGFTAALAILFIIVIALAGLGLAVVNALAESPWAVFAIGVTIPLALFMSLWMYKLRPGKVGEATVIGVVGLLLAVIFGKAITETWLGGMLTLSRMQLVIALGVYGFAASVLPVWMLLAPRDYLSSFMKIGTIIFLVIGVIIVNPVLQMPAFSGFTGGGGPIVPGALFPFAFITIACGAISGFHALIGSGTTPKMIDKESDIRPIGYGSMLIEGLVAVMALIAASAMHPGDYYAINTSAAVFETLNQPIVNLPELESAVGESVAGRTGGAVSLAVGMAQIFSSLPGMRGLMDYWYHFAIMFEALFILTTIDAGTRVGRFLVGEFIGRGFPKMADHSWIPGSIISTALVVVSWSYFIATGSISTIWPMFGIANQLLATVALAVGTTVIISAGRRQYIWVTLIPMCFLATTTLSAGFLSVKNNFWPMAVGARPELQMQGYLNSIVTVIMMVSVIVILATAVQRWLRPDSASVAMAK; from the coding sequence ATGCACGCACTTTACGTAATTGTCCCGGTCCTCTGCATCCTGACCATCGCCTACCGCTACTACAGCGCGTTTCTGGCCACCAAGGTCTACATGCTGGACGACAGCCGGCGGACTCCGGCTCACGTAAAGAACGACGGGCATAACTTCCACCCGACCCCACGATGGGTGCTTTTTGGCCACCATTTCGCAGCAATTACAGGCGCCGGCCCCCTGATCGGGCCGGTCCTGGCCGCCCAGTTCGGCTATGCCCCGGGCCTCATCTGGATCGTCGTCGGCGTGTGTTTGGCAGGAGCCGTCCACGACTCCATCATTCTTTGGGCATCTACCCGAAGGGGCGGGGCCTCGCTGGCCGAAATCACCCGGCAGGAACTGGGTCCCGTGGCCGGGTTTACCGCCGCCCTGGCGATCCTCTTCATCATCGTCATCGCCCTGGCCGGCCTTGGACTGGCGGTTGTCAACGCCCTGGCGGAGAGTCCCTGGGCGGTGTTTGCCATCGGCGTCACCATTCCCTTGGCGCTCTTCATGAGCCTCTGGATGTACAAGCTGCGGCCGGGAAAGGTGGGCGAGGCGACGGTCATCGGCGTGGTCGGCCTGCTGCTGGCCGTCATCTTCGGCAAGGCGATTACCGAAACCTGGCTGGGCGGCATGCTGACCCTTTCGCGGATGCAGTTGGTCATCGCGTTGGGCGTCTACGGGTTCGCAGCGTCGGTGCTGCCGGTGTGGATGCTGCTCGCGCCGCGCGACTACCTCAGCTCGTTCATGAAGATCGGCACGATTATCTTCCTCGTGATCGGCGTCATCATCGTGAACCCCGTTCTGCAGATGCCGGCGTTCAGCGGCTTCACGGGCGGCGGCGGGCCCATTGTGCCGGGCGCGTTGTTCCCGTTTGCGTTCATCACCATCGCGTGCGGCGCCATCTCGGGTTTTCATGCGCTGATTGGATCGGGCACCACGCCCAAGATGATCGACAAGGAGTCCGACATCCGGCCGATTGGTTATGGGTCGATGCTCATTGAAGGCCTGGTGGCCGTCATGGCGCTCATTGCAGCCTCGGCCATGCATCCCGGCGATTACTACGCCATCAACACGTCGGCCGCGGTATTCGAGACACTCAACCAGCCGATCGTCAACCTGCCCGAACTTGAGTCTGCAGTGGGCGAGTCGGTCGCCGGCCGCACGGGTGGCGCCGTGTCACTGGCCGTCGGTATGGCGCAGATTTTCTCGAGCCTGCCTGGCATGCGCGGCCTGATGGACTACTGGTACCACTTCGCGATCATGTTCGAGGCGTTGTTCATCCTGACCACGATCGATGCCGGTACACGCGTGGGCCGATTCCTGGTGGGTGAGTTCATCGGGCGTGGATTCCCGAAGATGGCCGATCACAGCTGGATACCGGGATCGATCATCAGCACAGCGCTCGTCGTTGTGTCCTGGTCGTATTTCATCGCCACGGGCAGCATCAGCACCATCTGGCCGATGTTCGGCATTGCGAATCAGTTGCTCGCCACGGTGGCGCTCGCGGTGGGCACCACCGTCATCATCAGCGCTGGCCGGCGCCAGTACATCTGGGTGACCCTGATACCGATGTGTTTCCTGGCGACTACAACTCTGAGTGCCGGGTTCCTCAGCGTGAAGAACAACTTCTGGCCGATGGCCGTGGGCGCCAGGCCCGAGCTGCAGATGCAGGGCTATCTGAACTCCATCGTGACCGTCATCATGATGGTCTCGGTCATCGTGATCCTCGCCACCGCCGTCCAGCGTTGGCTGCGCCCGGACTCGGCGTCAGTGGCAATGGCGAAATGA
- a CDS encoding DedA family protein, translated as MIKKIRGWIRGMYDWTMKWADSPQSLLALFLIALVESSVFPIPPDVLLIAIVAANTHKWLNAALLCSAGSVIGAMVGYWIGMVAMPTIGQPIVDFYHAQSAWDSVVAWYQSDLGVWFLLAAAFTPIPFKVATIAAGATGMAFWPFLIVSMIGRSARFFLVAIILRIYGAPVRAMIEKHFDKFTLAFLVLLVAGFLVIRLL; from the coding sequence ATGATCAAGAAGATTCGCGGGTGGATCCGCGGCATGTACGACTGGACGATGAAGTGGGCGGACTCGCCGCAGAGCCTGCTGGCGCTGTTTTTGATCGCGCTCGTTGAATCATCGGTATTCCCGATTCCTCCCGACGTTCTGCTGATCGCCATCGTTGCGGCCAACACGCACAAGTGGTTGAACGCGGCGCTCCTGTGCAGTGCGGGGTCGGTGATTGGCGCGATGGTGGGGTACTGGATCGGCATGGTAGCCATGCCGACGATCGGCCAGCCAATCGTGGACTTCTACCATGCCCAGTCGGCGTGGGACTCGGTTGTGGCGTGGTATCAGAGCGATCTGGGCGTGTGGTTTCTGCTGGCCGCGGCGTTTACGCCAATTCCGTTCAAGGTCGCCACGATTGCAGCGGGTGCCACCGGCATGGCTTTCTGGCCATTCCTGATCGTGAGCATGATCGGACGGTCCGCGCGGTTCTTCCTGGTCGCCATCATCCTGCGCATTTATGGCGCGCCGGTCCGCGCGATGATCGAAAAACACTTCGACAAGTTCACTCTCGCGTTTCTCGTGTTGCTCGTCGCCGGGTTCCTGGTGATTCGGCTGCTGTGA
- a CDS encoding MFS transporter, translating to MPLIVGPAFTELAGGPASAAFHLLGVDWAWAGLIFWAPAVCGGLFGLAGGHLADRYGRRQILVWSILVYAGASMAAAFSTSALMFLLCRCLVMVGVCVEFVAGIAWLAEMFQDPKRREGAVGFAQAVAGLGGLAVTGVWLLIVRYAGDLPEIYGGHAEWRYLCLSGLLPAIPLILVRPFLPESPMWVKGRMAQRPRVAALFEGTMRRTTIAAIVATACTYALAYGAMQHLPRFVPMLPEISGLEESAKKVASGEMQMVQESGGLVGRFLLAGLVVAVVARRRMLRVLQVAAIVAFPVTFVWLSGMGFTPLGFGVFLTAAITAAQFNFWGSYLPRVFPTHLRGTGESFAANVGGRIIGTTAALATTTLAARLTPAYGAGRSLALAAATVATLACVMGLIASRFLTEPESDQLPQ from the coding sequence ATGCCCCTGATCGTGGGGCCGGCGTTCACTGAGCTTGCCGGAGGACCGGCCTCCGCGGCGTTCCATCTTCTTGGCGTTGACTGGGCGTGGGCGGGGTTGATCTTCTGGGCCCCGGCCGTGTGTGGTGGCTTGTTTGGTCTGGCCGGTGGACATCTGGCCGATCGCTACGGGCGCAGACAGATTCTGGTCTGGAGCATCCTGGTCTACGCCGGTGCATCGATGGCCGCGGCCTTCAGCACCTCGGCGCTGATGTTCCTCCTGTGCAGATGCCTGGTCATGGTGGGCGTGTGTGTGGAGTTCGTCGCCGGCATCGCGTGGCTGGCGGAGATGTTCCAGGATCCGAAGCGGCGCGAGGGCGCCGTGGGGTTTGCTCAGGCCGTGGCGGGTCTTGGTGGACTGGCGGTCACCGGTGTGTGGCTGCTGATCGTCCGATACGCGGGGGACCTTCCTGAAATCTACGGCGGTCACGCGGAGTGGCGCTACTTGTGCCTGTCGGGCCTGCTGCCCGCGATTCCACTCATCCTGGTGCGACCGTTCCTGCCTGAGTCGCCGATGTGGGTGAAGGGCCGGATGGCACAACGGCCGCGCGTGGCGGCTCTGTTTGAGGGGACGATGCGCCGGACCACAATTGCCGCGATTGTGGCCACGGCCTGCACTTACGCTTTGGCCTACGGAGCGATGCAGCACCTGCCCAGGTTTGTTCCGATGCTGCCCGAGATCAGCGGACTGGAAGAGAGCGCGAAGAAGGTGGCGTCTGGGGAGATGCAGATGGTGCAGGAATCCGGTGGCCTTGTGGGCCGATTTCTGCTGGCTGGACTTGTGGTCGCCGTCGTGGCGCGCCGCCGCATGTTGCGCGTGTTGCAAGTGGCGGCGATCGTCGCGTTTCCGGTGACCTTCGTGTGGTTGAGCGGCATGGGGTTTACGCCGCTCGGCTTCGGTGTCTTCCTCACCGCCGCTATCACCGCGGCGCAGTTCAATTTCTGGGGCAGTTATCTGCCGCGAGTATTCCCCACGCACCTGCGCGGCACGGGTGAGAGTTTCGCGGCCAATGTGGGCGGCCGCATCATCGGCACCACTGCGGCCCTGGCTACCACCACACTCGCAGCCAGATTGACGCCCGCGTACGGTGCGGGCCGGTCCCTCGCTTTGGCCGCCGCGACCGTCGCCACGCTCGCGTGCGTGATGGGACTCATCGCCAGCCGGTTCCTTACCGAGCCCGAATCGGACCAACTGCCGCAGTAA